A single region of the Branchiostoma lanceolatum isolate klBraLanc5 chromosome 1, klBraLanc5.hap2, whole genome shotgun sequence genome encodes:
- the LOC136436975 gene encoding nck-associated protein 1-like isoform X14, whose protein sequence is MSRTGQLIPSQQKLAEKLTVLNDRAMGMLTRIYNIKKACGDVKSKPAFLSDKNLEGAIKFIVRKFPHVDSKNNYSQLQQVNNIKGEIMKQLSLYYFTFVDVMDFKDHVSELLTTMDACNVHFDITTNYDLTKGYLDLIISYVSLMLLLARIDDRKAVLGLYNYAHDLTHGKVDQNFARLGQMILDYEQPLKKLQEEFTPHSKLVACALLSLHQVYPRRNLPAEQWRQAQMLSLVSAPGQMLNPAQSETMPCEYLSVETMEKWIIFGFLLCHGQLTQSDSAVQLWRLALSGNYVITLFRDEVLYIHKTVEGVFEGIKGYSKRVTETKECANYAVVNAGPFHRERRAFLRTALKELVMILADQPGLLGPKALFVFMGLSFARDEVLWLLRHSENPAPKLNKRPNPVDYEDRQLPELLYYMEELRGLLRKYNQVMQRYYVQYLNGFDSIVLNNLVQNLSVCPEDESIIMSSFVNTMNGLSVKQVEEGEIFDFRGMRLDWFRLQAYTSVSRAQLVLRENPDLARLMNTITFHTYMVDSLDEMAKETSDLSNFCFYGRLFEQYFQWCLETPSQMRYSISFPLICSHFMNCTHEICPEEVVKPMLSYKQNLRTAGGSTRERKSQDTSFCDRQSKRHHIGDRSLSQANFFLDEMAKEAKNIITSICDEQCKLGDQLLPKNAAKTISIAIERKRNQNKAKKLPQEPDKPGRESMRRSRTDVTSMDKLYLMLTELCSAINYTPSIQVWEHTFAPREYLTQHLESRFTKALVGMVMYNPDSGEIAKPSELLNSVEAYMGVLQTIENYVHLDITRVFNNVLLQQTQPQDSHGDKTITALYTNWYLEVLLRRVSTGQIMFSPNRHAFVNVGVDPNQVAVNAEEFSDISELRSLAELLGPYGMKFLNESLMWHISSQVAELKKLVTQNKDVLTTLRTHFDKPALMAEHFNRLRDVDNVLKRVTIVGVILSFKTLAQEALNDVLKKRIPFLMSSIIDFQKHFPETPENNMVRVEIVNEMASAAGLPCDVDPALCAALRVQKSENPDDDYKIACLLMVFIAVSLPMLSLDSQSSFRADLEGHTNNIHCLAKAVNSIAAAMFTIYGKGRVTIEERLKEFLALASSSLLKLGQETDKLALRSRESVYLLLDQIVRESPFLTMDLLESCFPYALLRNSYHAVLRQDNRM, encoded by the exons ATGTCGCGGACGGGGCAGCTCATCCCCAGTCAGCAGAAGCTGGCGGAGAAGCTAACTGTGCTGAATGACCGGGCAATGGGCATGCTGACCAGGATATACAACATCAAAAAG GCCTGTGGAGATGTGAAGTCCAAGCCTGCCTTCCTCTCTGACAAGAACCTGGAGGGAGCCATCAAGTTCATTGTCAGGAAGTTTCCACATGTCGACTCCAAGAACAACTAT TCTCAGCTGCAGCAGGTCAACAACATCAAGGGAGAGATCATGAAGCAGCTCTCACTATACTACTTCACCTTCGTGGATGTTATGGACTTCAAG GACCATGTCAGTGAGCTGCTTACAACAATGGATGCCTGCAATGTTCATTTTGACATT ACTACAAACTATGACCTGACGAAAGGTTACCTGGACCTGATCATCTCGTATGTGTCGCTGATGCTCCTCCTGGCACGTATTGATGACAGGAAGGCAGTGCTGGGACTGTACAACTATGCCCACGATCTCACACATGGAAAAGT GGATCAGAACTTTGCCCGTCTAGGCCAAATGATTCTGGACTATGAACAGCCACTAAAGAAGTTACAGGAGGAATTCACACCTCACAGCAAG ctggttGCCTGTGCCCTGCTGTCCCTACACCAAGTGTACCCCCGGCGGAACCTCCCAGCAGAACAGTGGAGACAGGCTCAGATGCTGAGTCTAGTCAGCGCCCCTGGACAGATGCTCAACCCTGCACAGAGCGAAACT ATGCCCTGTGAATACCTGTCGGTGGAGACCATGGAGAAGTGGATCATCT TTGGTTTCCTGCTGTGCCACGGACAGCTGACACAGTCAGACTCTGCTGTCCAGCTGTGGCGACTAGCGCTGTCCGGGAACTACGTCATCACGCTGTTCAGAGACGAGGTGCTGTACATTCACAAGACAGTGGAGGGCGTGTTTGAGGGCATCAAGGG ataCAGCAAGCGTGTGACTGAAACAAAGGAGTGTGCCAATTACGCTGTTGTCAATGC GGGCCCGTTTCACCGAGAGAGACGGGCATTCCTCCGCACAGCTCTGAAGGAGCTAGTGATGATTCTGGCCGACCAGCCTGGTTTACTGGGGCCCAAG gctttgtttgtgtttatggGTCTGTCGTTTGCCCGAGATGAGGTACTTTGGCTACTGAGACACTCAGAAAACCCTGCGCCCAAACTCAACAAGCGGCCCAATCCTGTGGACTATGAAGATAG ACAACTGCCAGAGTTGCTTTACTACATGGAGGAGTTGCGTGGACTTTTGCGGAAGTACAACCAGGTCATGCAGCGGTACTACGTACAGTACCTGAACGGCTTTGACTCCATTGTACTCAACAACCTTGTGCAG AATCTGTCGGTGTGTCCAGAGGACGAGTCTATCATCATGTCATCTTTTGTCAACACTATGAATGGCCTGTCTGTCAAACAAG TTGAGGAAGGGGAGATATTTGACTTCCGAGGAATGAGACTGGACTGGTTCAGACTACAG GCCTACACTAGTGTGAGTCGAGCCCAGTTGGTTCTACGGGAGAACCCCGACCTGGCACGACTCATGAACACCATCACGTTCCACACCTACATGGTGGACAGCCTTGATGAGATGGCCAAGGAGACTTCCGACCTCTCCAACTTCTG TTTCTACGGGCGTCTGTTTGAACAGTACTTCCAGTGGTGTCTGGAGACCCCGTCCCAGATGCGTTACTCCATCAGCTTCCCCCTCATCTGTTCCCACTTCATGAACTGCACCCACGAAATCTGTCCTGAGGAGGTAGTG AAACCAATGCTGTCATACAAGCAAAAT TTGAGAACCGCTGGGGGTTCaacaagagaaagaaaaagtcaGGATACAAGTTTCTGTGACCGTCAGTCCAAG CGACACCACATTGGAGACCGTAGCCTATCGCAGGCCAACTTCTTCCTAGATGAGATGGCAAAGGAAGCCAAGAACATCATCACCTCTATCTGTGATGAACAGTGCAAGCTTGGGGATCAG ctGTTGCCCAAGAACGCTGCCAAGACAATCAGTATTGCCATAGAGAGGAAGAGAAACCAGAACAAAGCCAAGAAACTGCCGCAGGAGCCAGACAAGCCTGGCAGGGAGAGCATGAGGCGTTCTCGCACTGATGTCACCAG CATGGACAAGCTGTACCTGATGCTGACAGAGCTGTGTTCTGCCATCAACTACACGCCGTCCATACAGGTGTGGGAGCACACCTTCGCTCCCAGGGAGTACCTCACGCAACACCTGGAGTCCAGGTTCACAAA AGCCCTTGTAGGAATGGTGATGTACAACCCCGACTCTGGCGAGATCGCAAAGCCTTCAGAACTCCTCAACAGTGTGGAGGCCTACATGGGCGTTCTGCAGACCATAGAGAACTATG TTCATCTGGACATCACCAGGGTGTTCAACAATGTGCTGTTACAACAAACCCAGCCCCAGGATAGCCATGGAGACAAGACCATCACAGCTCTCTATACTAACTG GTACTTGGAGGTGTTGCTGAGAAGAGTGAGTACAGGACAGATCATGTTCTCACCCAACAGACATGCGTTTGTTAACGTTGGAGTGGACCCTAACCAAGTGGCAGTCAACGCTGAAGAGTTCTCAGACATCAGTG AACTAAGATCCCTTGCTGAACTGTTGGGGCCTTATGGAATGAAGTTTCTGAACGAGAGTTTGATGTGGCACATTTCTAGCCAGGTGGCAGAACTCAAG AAACTGGTGACTCAGAACAAGGACGTACTGACTACTCTGAGAACCCACTTTGACAAGCCAGCCTTGATGGCAGAGCACTTCAACAGACTGAGAG ATGTTGACAACGTGCTGAAGAGAGTCACCATTGTTGGAGTCATCCTGTCCTTTAAGACGCTGGCTCAAGAGGCTTTAAATGAT GTGCTGAAGAAACGCATCCCATTCTTGATGAGCTCCATCATCGACTTCCAAAAGCACTTCCCCGAGACACCAGAGAACAACATG GTTCGTGTTGAGATAGTGAATGAGATGGCGTCAGCAGCTGGCCTCCCCTGTGATGTAGATCCAGCACTATGTGCTGCTCTCAGAGTACAGAAATCAg AGAATCCAGACGACGACTACAAGATAGCGTGTCTGTTGATGGTGTTTATTGCCGTATCCTTACCGATGCTGTCTCTAGACTCCCAGTCTTCCTTCAGAGCAGATCTGGAAG GACATACAAACAATATCCACTGCCTGGCCAAGGCTGTCAACAGCATCGCTGCCGCCATGTTTACCATATATGGTAAAGGCAGAGTCACCATAGAGGAAAGGCTGAAGGAGTTCCTGGCT CTGGCATCGTCCAGCCTTCTGAAGCTGGGACAGGAAACCGACAAGTTGGCCCTGCGGTCCCGCGAGTCAGTCTAC
- the LOC136436975 gene encoding nck-associated protein 1-like isoform X2, producing the protein MSRTGQLIPSQQKLAEKLTVLNDRAMGMLTRIYNIKKACGDVKSKPAFLSDKNLEGAIKFIVRKFPHVDSKNNYWTMPFVQSQLQQVNNIKGEIMKQLSLYYFTFVDVMDFKDHVSELLTTMDACNVHFDITTNYDLTKGYLDLIISYVSLMLLLARIDDRKAVLGLYNYAHDLTHGKVDQNFARLGQMILDYEQPLKKLQEEFTPHSKLVACALLSLHQVYPRRNLPAEQWRQAQMLSLVSAPGQMLNPAQSETMPCEYLSVETMEKWIIFGFLLCHGQLTQSDSAVQLWRLALSGNYVITLFRDEVLYIHKTVEGVFEGIKGYSKRVTETKECANYAVVNAGPFHRERRAFLRTALKELVMILADQPGLLGPKALFVFMGLSFARDEVLWLLRHSENPAPKLNKRPNPVDYEDRQLPELLYYMEELRGLLRKYNQVMQRYYVQYLNGFDSIVLNNLVQNGLHQPRLRARESFNSKRNPTCQEDWNLSVCPEDESIIMSSFVNTMNGLSVKQGTTLLFEEGEIFDFRGMRLDWFRLQAYTSVSRAQLVLRENPDLARLMNTITFHTYMVDSLDEMAKETSDLSNFCFYGRLFEQYFQWCLETPSQMRYSISFPLICSHFMNCTHEICPEEKPMLSYKQNLRTAGGSTRERKSQDTSFCDRQSKRHHIGDRSLSQANFFLDEMAKEAKNIITSICDEQCKLGDQLLPKNAAKTISIAIERKRNQNKAKKLPQEPDKPGRESMRRSRTDVTSMDKLYLMLTELCSAINYTPSIQVWEHTFAPREYLTQHLESRFTKALVGMVMYNPDSGEIAKPSELLNSVEAYMGVLQTIENYVHLDITRVFNNVLLQQTQPQDSHGDKTITALYTNWYLEVLLRRVSTGQIMFSPNRHAFVNVGVDPNQVAVNAEEFSDISELRSLAELLGPYGMKFLNESLMWHISSQVAELKKLVTQNKDVLTTLRTHFDKPALMAEHFNRLRDVDNVLKRVTIVGVILSFKTLAQEALNDVLKKRIPFLMSSIIDFQKHFPETPENNMVRVEIVNEMASAAGLPCDVDPALCAALRVQKSENPDDDYKIACLLMVFIAVSLPMLSLDSQSSFRADLEGHTNNIHCLAKAVNSIAAAMFTIYGKGRVTIEERLKEFLALASSSLLKLGQETDKLALRSRESVYLLLDQIVRESPFLTMDLLESCFPYALLRNSYHAVLRQDNRM; encoded by the exons ATGTCGCGGACGGGGCAGCTCATCCCCAGTCAGCAGAAGCTGGCGGAGAAGCTAACTGTGCTGAATGACCGGGCAATGGGCATGCTGACCAGGATATACAACATCAAAAAG GCCTGTGGAGATGTGAAGTCCAAGCCTGCCTTCCTCTCTGACAAGAACCTGGAGGGAGCCATCAAGTTCATTGTCAGGAAGTTTCCACATGTCGACTCCAAGAACAACTAT TGGACAATGCCTTTTGTGCAG TCTCAGCTGCAGCAGGTCAACAACATCAAGGGAGAGATCATGAAGCAGCTCTCACTATACTACTTCACCTTCGTGGATGTTATGGACTTCAAG GACCATGTCAGTGAGCTGCTTACAACAATGGATGCCTGCAATGTTCATTTTGACATT ACTACAAACTATGACCTGACGAAAGGTTACCTGGACCTGATCATCTCGTATGTGTCGCTGATGCTCCTCCTGGCACGTATTGATGACAGGAAGGCAGTGCTGGGACTGTACAACTATGCCCACGATCTCACACATGGAAAAGT GGATCAGAACTTTGCCCGTCTAGGCCAAATGATTCTGGACTATGAACAGCCACTAAAGAAGTTACAGGAGGAATTCACACCTCACAGCAAG ctggttGCCTGTGCCCTGCTGTCCCTACACCAAGTGTACCCCCGGCGGAACCTCCCAGCAGAACAGTGGAGACAGGCTCAGATGCTGAGTCTAGTCAGCGCCCCTGGACAGATGCTCAACCCTGCACAGAGCGAAACT ATGCCCTGTGAATACCTGTCGGTGGAGACCATGGAGAAGTGGATCATCT TTGGTTTCCTGCTGTGCCACGGACAGCTGACACAGTCAGACTCTGCTGTCCAGCTGTGGCGACTAGCGCTGTCCGGGAACTACGTCATCACGCTGTTCAGAGACGAGGTGCTGTACATTCACAAGACAGTGGAGGGCGTGTTTGAGGGCATCAAGGG ataCAGCAAGCGTGTGACTGAAACAAAGGAGTGTGCCAATTACGCTGTTGTCAATGC GGGCCCGTTTCACCGAGAGAGACGGGCATTCCTCCGCACAGCTCTGAAGGAGCTAGTGATGATTCTGGCCGACCAGCCTGGTTTACTGGGGCCCAAG gctttgtttgtgtttatggGTCTGTCGTTTGCCCGAGATGAGGTACTTTGGCTACTGAGACACTCAGAAAACCCTGCGCCCAAACTCAACAAGCGGCCCAATCCTGTGGACTATGAAGATAG ACAACTGCCAGAGTTGCTTTACTACATGGAGGAGTTGCGTGGACTTTTGCGGAAGTACAACCAGGTCATGCAGCGGTACTACGTACAGTACCTGAACGGCTTTGACTCCATTGTACTCAACAACCTTGTGCAG AATGGATTGCACCAG CCTCGCTTGCGTGCGAGAGAAAGTTTCAACAGCAAACGTAACCCCACGTGCCAGGAGGACTGG AATCTGTCGGTGTGTCCAGAGGACGAGTCTATCATCATGTCATCTTTTGTCAACACTATGAATGGCCTGTCTGTCAAACAAG GGACAACTCTTCTTT TTGAGGAAGGGGAGATATTTGACTTCCGAGGAATGAGACTGGACTGGTTCAGACTACAG GCCTACACTAGTGTGAGTCGAGCCCAGTTGGTTCTACGGGAGAACCCCGACCTGGCACGACTCATGAACACCATCACGTTCCACACCTACATGGTGGACAGCCTTGATGAGATGGCCAAGGAGACTTCCGACCTCTCCAACTTCTG TTTCTACGGGCGTCTGTTTGAACAGTACTTCCAGTGGTGTCTGGAGACCCCGTCCCAGATGCGTTACTCCATCAGCTTCCCCCTCATCTGTTCCCACTTCATGAACTGCACCCACGAAATCTGTCCTGAGGAG AAACCAATGCTGTCATACAAGCAAAAT TTGAGAACCGCTGGGGGTTCaacaagagaaagaaaaagtcaGGATACAAGTTTCTGTGACCGTCAGTCCAAG CGACACCACATTGGAGACCGTAGCCTATCGCAGGCCAACTTCTTCCTAGATGAGATGGCAAAGGAAGCCAAGAACATCATCACCTCTATCTGTGATGAACAGTGCAAGCTTGGGGATCAG ctGTTGCCCAAGAACGCTGCCAAGACAATCAGTATTGCCATAGAGAGGAAGAGAAACCAGAACAAAGCCAAGAAACTGCCGCAGGAGCCAGACAAGCCTGGCAGGGAGAGCATGAGGCGTTCTCGCACTGATGTCACCAG CATGGACAAGCTGTACCTGATGCTGACAGAGCTGTGTTCTGCCATCAACTACACGCCGTCCATACAGGTGTGGGAGCACACCTTCGCTCCCAGGGAGTACCTCACGCAACACCTGGAGTCCAGGTTCACAAA AGCCCTTGTAGGAATGGTGATGTACAACCCCGACTCTGGCGAGATCGCAAAGCCTTCAGAACTCCTCAACAGTGTGGAGGCCTACATGGGCGTTCTGCAGACCATAGAGAACTATG TTCATCTGGACATCACCAGGGTGTTCAACAATGTGCTGTTACAACAAACCCAGCCCCAGGATAGCCATGGAGACAAGACCATCACAGCTCTCTATACTAACTG GTACTTGGAGGTGTTGCTGAGAAGAGTGAGTACAGGACAGATCATGTTCTCACCCAACAGACATGCGTTTGTTAACGTTGGAGTGGACCCTAACCAAGTGGCAGTCAACGCTGAAGAGTTCTCAGACATCAGTG AACTAAGATCCCTTGCTGAACTGTTGGGGCCTTATGGAATGAAGTTTCTGAACGAGAGTTTGATGTGGCACATTTCTAGCCAGGTGGCAGAACTCAAG AAACTGGTGACTCAGAACAAGGACGTACTGACTACTCTGAGAACCCACTTTGACAAGCCAGCCTTGATGGCAGAGCACTTCAACAGACTGAGAG ATGTTGACAACGTGCTGAAGAGAGTCACCATTGTTGGAGTCATCCTGTCCTTTAAGACGCTGGCTCAAGAGGCTTTAAATGAT GTGCTGAAGAAACGCATCCCATTCTTGATGAGCTCCATCATCGACTTCCAAAAGCACTTCCCCGAGACACCAGAGAACAACATG GTTCGTGTTGAGATAGTGAATGAGATGGCGTCAGCAGCTGGCCTCCCCTGTGATGTAGATCCAGCACTATGTGCTGCTCTCAGAGTACAGAAATCAg AGAATCCAGACGACGACTACAAGATAGCGTGTCTGTTGATGGTGTTTATTGCCGTATCCTTACCGATGCTGTCTCTAGACTCCCAGTCTTCCTTCAGAGCAGATCTGGAAG GACATACAAACAATATCCACTGCCTGGCCAAGGCTGTCAACAGCATCGCTGCCGCCATGTTTACCATATATGGTAAAGGCAGAGTCACCATAGAGGAAAGGCTGAAGGAGTTCCTGGCT CTGGCATCGTCCAGCCTTCTGAAGCTGGGACAGGAAACCGACAAGTTGGCCCTGCGGTCCCGCGAGTCAGTCTAC
- the LOC136436975 gene encoding nck-associated protein 1-like isoform X16: MSRTGQLIPSQQKLAEKLTVLNDRAMGMLTRIYNIKKACGDVKSKPAFLSDKNLEGAIKFIVRKFPHVDSKNNYWTMPFVQSQLQQVNNIKGEIMKQLSLYYFTFVDVMDFKDHVSELLTTMDACNVHFDITTNYDLTKGYLDLIISYVSLMLLLARIDDRKAVLGLYNYAHDLTHGKVDQNFARLGQMILDYEQPLKKLQEEFTPHSKLVACALLSLHQVYPRRNLPAEQWRQAQMLSLVSAPGQMLNPAQSETMPCEYLSVETMEKWIIFGFLLCHGQLTQSDSAVQLWRLALSGNYVITLFRDEVLYIHKTVEGVFEGIKGYSKRVTETKECANYAVVNAGPFHRERRAFLRTALKELVMILADQPGLLGPKALFVFMGLSFARDEVLWLLRHSENPAPKLNKRPNPVDYEDRQLPELLYYMEELRGLLRKYNQVMQRYYVQYLNGFDSIVLNNLVQNLSVCPEDESIIMSSFVNTMNGLSVKQVEEGEIFDFRGMRLDWFRLQAYTSVSRAQLVLRENPDLARLMNTITFHTYMVDSLDEMAKETSDLSNFCFYGRLFEQYFQWCLETPSQMRYSISFPLICSHFMNCTHEICPEERHHIGDRSLSQANFFLDEMAKEAKNIITSICDEQCKLGDQLLPKNAAKTISIAIERKRNQNKAKKLPQEPDKPGRESMRRSRTDVTSMDKLYLMLTELCSAINYTPSIQVWEHTFAPREYLTQHLESRFTKALVGMVMYNPDSGEIAKPSELLNSVEAYMGVLQTIENYVHLDITRVFNNVLLQQTQPQDSHGDKTITALYTNWYLEVLLRRVSTGQIMFSPNRHAFVNVGVDPNQVAVNAEEFSDISELRSLAELLGPYGMKFLNESLMWHISSQVAELKKLVTQNKDVLTTLRTHFDKPALMAEHFNRLRDVDNVLKRVTIVGVILSFKTLAQEALNDVLKKRIPFLMSSIIDFQKHFPETPENNMVRVEIVNEMASAAGLPCDVDPALCAALRVQKSENPDDDYKIACLLMVFIAVSLPMLSLDSQSSFRADLEGHTNNIHCLAKAVNSIAAAMFTIYGKGRVTIEERLKEFLALASSSLLKLGQETDKLALRSRESVYLLLDQIVRESPFLTMDLLESCFPYALLRNSYHAVLRQDNRM; encoded by the exons ATGTCGCGGACGGGGCAGCTCATCCCCAGTCAGCAGAAGCTGGCGGAGAAGCTAACTGTGCTGAATGACCGGGCAATGGGCATGCTGACCAGGATATACAACATCAAAAAG GCCTGTGGAGATGTGAAGTCCAAGCCTGCCTTCCTCTCTGACAAGAACCTGGAGGGAGCCATCAAGTTCATTGTCAGGAAGTTTCCACATGTCGACTCCAAGAACAACTAT TGGACAATGCCTTTTGTGCAG TCTCAGCTGCAGCAGGTCAACAACATCAAGGGAGAGATCATGAAGCAGCTCTCACTATACTACTTCACCTTCGTGGATGTTATGGACTTCAAG GACCATGTCAGTGAGCTGCTTACAACAATGGATGCCTGCAATGTTCATTTTGACATT ACTACAAACTATGACCTGACGAAAGGTTACCTGGACCTGATCATCTCGTATGTGTCGCTGATGCTCCTCCTGGCACGTATTGATGACAGGAAGGCAGTGCTGGGACTGTACAACTATGCCCACGATCTCACACATGGAAAAGT GGATCAGAACTTTGCCCGTCTAGGCCAAATGATTCTGGACTATGAACAGCCACTAAAGAAGTTACAGGAGGAATTCACACCTCACAGCAAG ctggttGCCTGTGCCCTGCTGTCCCTACACCAAGTGTACCCCCGGCGGAACCTCCCAGCAGAACAGTGGAGACAGGCTCAGATGCTGAGTCTAGTCAGCGCCCCTGGACAGATGCTCAACCCTGCACAGAGCGAAACT ATGCCCTGTGAATACCTGTCGGTGGAGACCATGGAGAAGTGGATCATCT TTGGTTTCCTGCTGTGCCACGGACAGCTGACACAGTCAGACTCTGCTGTCCAGCTGTGGCGACTAGCGCTGTCCGGGAACTACGTCATCACGCTGTTCAGAGACGAGGTGCTGTACATTCACAAGACAGTGGAGGGCGTGTTTGAGGGCATCAAGGG ataCAGCAAGCGTGTGACTGAAACAAAGGAGTGTGCCAATTACGCTGTTGTCAATGC GGGCCCGTTTCACCGAGAGAGACGGGCATTCCTCCGCACAGCTCTGAAGGAGCTAGTGATGATTCTGGCCGACCAGCCTGGTTTACTGGGGCCCAAG gctttgtttgtgtttatggGTCTGTCGTTTGCCCGAGATGAGGTACTTTGGCTACTGAGACACTCAGAAAACCCTGCGCCCAAACTCAACAAGCGGCCCAATCCTGTGGACTATGAAGATAG ACAACTGCCAGAGTTGCTTTACTACATGGAGGAGTTGCGTGGACTTTTGCGGAAGTACAACCAGGTCATGCAGCGGTACTACGTACAGTACCTGAACGGCTTTGACTCCATTGTACTCAACAACCTTGTGCAG AATCTGTCGGTGTGTCCAGAGGACGAGTCTATCATCATGTCATCTTTTGTCAACACTATGAATGGCCTGTCTGTCAAACAAG TTGAGGAAGGGGAGATATTTGACTTCCGAGGAATGAGACTGGACTGGTTCAGACTACAG GCCTACACTAGTGTGAGTCGAGCCCAGTTGGTTCTACGGGAGAACCCCGACCTGGCACGACTCATGAACACCATCACGTTCCACACCTACATGGTGGACAGCCTTGATGAGATGGCCAAGGAGACTTCCGACCTCTCCAACTTCTG TTTCTACGGGCGTCTGTTTGAACAGTACTTCCAGTGGTGTCTGGAGACCCCGTCCCAGATGCGTTACTCCATCAGCTTCCCCCTCATCTGTTCCCACTTCATGAACTGCACCCACGAAATCTGTCCTGAGGAG CGACACCACATTGGAGACCGTAGCCTATCGCAGGCCAACTTCTTCCTAGATGAGATGGCAAAGGAAGCCAAGAACATCATCACCTCTATCTGTGATGAACAGTGCAAGCTTGGGGATCAG ctGTTGCCCAAGAACGCTGCCAAGACAATCAGTATTGCCATAGAGAGGAAGAGAAACCAGAACAAAGCCAAGAAACTGCCGCAGGAGCCAGACAAGCCTGGCAGGGAGAGCATGAGGCGTTCTCGCACTGATGTCACCAG CATGGACAAGCTGTACCTGATGCTGACAGAGCTGTGTTCTGCCATCAACTACACGCCGTCCATACAGGTGTGGGAGCACACCTTCGCTCCCAGGGAGTACCTCACGCAACACCTGGAGTCCAGGTTCACAAA AGCCCTTGTAGGAATGGTGATGTACAACCCCGACTCTGGCGAGATCGCAAAGCCTTCAGAACTCCTCAACAGTGTGGAGGCCTACATGGGCGTTCTGCAGACCATAGAGAACTATG TTCATCTGGACATCACCAGGGTGTTCAACAATGTGCTGTTACAACAAACCCAGCCCCAGGATAGCCATGGAGACAAGACCATCACAGCTCTCTATACTAACTG GTACTTGGAGGTGTTGCTGAGAAGAGTGAGTACAGGACAGATCATGTTCTCACCCAACAGACATGCGTTTGTTAACGTTGGAGTGGACCCTAACCAAGTGGCAGTCAACGCTGAAGAGTTCTCAGACATCAGTG AACTAAGATCCCTTGCTGAACTGTTGGGGCCTTATGGAATGAAGTTTCTGAACGAGAGTTTGATGTGGCACATTTCTAGCCAGGTGGCAGAACTCAAG AAACTGGTGACTCAGAACAAGGACGTACTGACTACTCTGAGAACCCACTTTGACAAGCCAGCCTTGATGGCAGAGCACTTCAACAGACTGAGAG ATGTTGACAACGTGCTGAAGAGAGTCACCATTGTTGGAGTCATCCTGTCCTTTAAGACGCTGGCTCAAGAGGCTTTAAATGAT GTGCTGAAGAAACGCATCCCATTCTTGATGAGCTCCATCATCGACTTCCAAAAGCACTTCCCCGAGACACCAGAGAACAACATG GTTCGTGTTGAGATAGTGAATGAGATGGCGTCAGCAGCTGGCCTCCCCTGTGATGTAGATCCAGCACTATGTGCTGCTCTCAGAGTACAGAAATCAg AGAATCCAGACGACGACTACAAGATAGCGTGTCTGTTGATGGTGTTTATTGCCGTATCCTTACCGATGCTGTCTCTAGACTCCCAGTCTTCCTTCAGAGCAGATCTGGAAG GACATACAAACAATATCCACTGCCTGGCCAAGGCTGTCAACAGCATCGCTGCCGCCATGTTTACCATATATGGTAAAGGCAGAGTCACCATAGAGGAAAGGCTGAAGGAGTTCCTGGCT CTGGCATCGTCCAGCCTTCTGAAGCTGGGACAGGAAACCGACAAGTTGGCCCTGCGGTCCCGCGAGTCAGTCTAC